A genomic segment from Pararge aegeria chromosome 15, ilParAegt1.1, whole genome shotgun sequence encodes:
- the LOC120629710 gene encoding HIG1 domain family member 2A, mitochondrial isoform X2, with the protein MANEEPTDLDWVQLRRDMGPVHHVETTQEKFVRKFGENPFVPLGCLATAGALSYGLWCFRTKRSKLSQRMMRVRIVAQGFTIAALVGGVVMGAGKSLKT; encoded by the exons ATGGCTAATGAAGAACCAACGGACCTTGATTGGGTGCAATTGCGTCGTGATATGGGTCCTGTGCACCATGTCGAAACAACACAAGAAAAATTCGTGCGAAAATTTGGCGAGAATCCTTTTGTACCCTtag gCTGTCTTGCAACTGCTGGAGCATTGTCCTATGGATTATGGTGTTTCCGTACAAAGAGATCAAAACTGTCACAGAGAATGATGCGGGTTAGAATAGTGGCACAAGGATTTACCATCGCTGCCCTTGTTGGAGGTGTTGTGATGGGAGCTGGGAAATCTCTTAAGActtga
- the LOC120629710 gene encoding HIG1 domain family member 2A, mitochondrial isoform X1 produces the protein MTESCIAAPSWRTSYIKPREQNQDKVKMANEEPTDLDWVQLRRDMGPVHHVETTQEKFVRKFGENPFVPLGCLATAGALSYGLWCFRTKRSKLSQRMMRVRIVAQGFTIAALVGGVVMGAGKSLKT, from the exons ATGACAGAATCCTGCATCGCAGCGCCTTCATGGCGCACAAGCTATATAAAACCACGTGAACAGAACCAGGACAAG GTAAAAATGGCTAATGAAGAACCAACGGACCTTGATTGGGTGCAATTGCGTCGTGATATGGGTCCTGTGCACCATGTCGAAACAACACAAGAAAAATTCGTGCGAAAATTTGGCGAGAATCCTTTTGTACCCTtag gCTGTCTTGCAACTGCTGGAGCATTGTCCTATGGATTATGGTGTTTCCGTACAAAGAGATCAAAACTGTCACAGAGAATGATGCGGGTTAGAATAGTGGCACAAGGATTTACCATCGCTGCCCTTGTTGGAGGTGTTGTGATGGGAGCTGGGAAATCTCTTAAGActtga